The proteins below come from a single Synechococcus sp. WH 8101 genomic window:
- a CDS encoding photosystem II manganese-stabilizing polypeptide, whose translation MSIRPLLALVLALCLTLVTACSGGAQAVDRSNATRYEDIVNTGKANDCPTLSDSARGSIALDIGGSYELRDVCMHPLQVSVKGEPANKRQEAQFVEGKILTRYTSSLDEVYGDLEVSEEGLSFSEKGGIDFQPITVLIPGGEEYPFTFSSKNLQATASGSAITTSTDFEGTYRTPSYRTSNFIDPKGRALTTGVDYPQGLIGLGGDYEELQTENVKRYIDGTGVMSLSITKVDPETGEFAGVFTAIQPSDSDMGGREIVDVKISGELYGRLEGA comes from the coding sequence ATGAGCATCCGTCCCCTGCTGGCCTTGGTGCTGGCTCTCTGTCTCACCCTGGTCACTGCATGCAGTGGTGGTGCCCAGGCGGTCGACCGTTCCAATGCAACCCGCTACGAAGACATCGTCAACACGGGCAAGGCGAACGATTGCCCGACCCTGTCTGATTCCGCCCGTGGCTCCATTGCGCTCGACATAGGCGGTTCCTATGAATTGCGCGATGTCTGCATGCACCCCTTACAGGTGTCTGTGAAGGGCGAGCCAGCGAATAAGCGCCAGGAAGCCCAATTTGTAGAGGGCAAGATTCTGACGCGCTACACCTCCAGCCTTGATGAGGTGTATGGCGATCTTGAAGTGAGCGAGGAGGGTCTCAGCTTCTCGGAAAAGGGTGGCATCGATTTCCAGCCGATCACCGTGCTCATTCCAGGCGGTGAGGAGTACCCCTTCACTTTCTCCAGCAAGAATCTTCAGGCCACGGCATCGGGATCCGCCATCACGACCAGCACCGATTTTGAAGGCACTTATCGCACCCCCAGCTATCGCACCAGCAACTTCATCGACCCCAAGGGTCGGGCCCTGACCACCGGTGTCGACTACCCCCAGGGACTGATCGGCCTGGGTGGTGATTACGAGGAGCTGCAGACCGAGAACGTCAAGCGCTACATCGATGGCACCGGTGTGATGAGCCTGTCGATCACTAAGGTCGATCCGGAGACCGGTGAATTCGCTGGTGTGTTCACCGCCATACAGCCCTCCGACTCTGATATGGGTGGTCGCGAAATCGTGGATGTGAAGATCAGCGGTGAGCTCTACGGTCGCCTGGAAGGGGCCTGA
- the sat gene encoding sulfate adenylyltransferase, translated as MTASTSSSQASGVIAPYGGTLVDLMVPTTEQAAVKASATTSIECSDRNACDVELLVVGGFSPERGFMHRADYEAVVSGHRTTSGYLFGLPIVMDTDREDVAIGDKVLLTYKGQDLAVLTIEDKWEPDKVVEAKGCYGTTSLEHPAVRMIATERRRFYLGGLVQGLELPKRVFPCKTPAEVRAGLPEGEDVVAFQCRNPIHRAHYELFTRALHASNVSENAVVLVHPTCGPTQQDDIPGTVRFQTYERLAAEVENPRIRWAYLPYAMHMAGPREALQHMIIRRNYGCTHFIIGRDMAGCKSSLTGEDFYGPYDAQNFAKECAPELMMETVPSLNLVYTEEEGYVTAEHAEARGLHVKKLSGTQFRKLLRSGEEIPEWFAFRSVVDVLRAA; from the coding sequence ATGACTGCCTCCACCTCCAGTTCTCAGGCATCCGGAGTGATCGCCCCCTATGGCGGCACCCTGGTGGATCTGATGGTGCCCACCACCGAGCAGGCAGCCGTCAAGGCGTCAGCTACTACCAGCATCGAGTGTTCCGATCGCAATGCCTGCGATGTGGAGCTGTTGGTGGTGGGAGGGTTCTCCCCCGAGCGTGGCTTCATGCACCGTGCCGACTACGAGGCTGTGGTGTCGGGGCACCGCACCACCTCGGGCTACCTCTTCGGCCTGCCGATCGTGATGGACACCGATCGAGAGGATGTGGCCATCGGCGACAAGGTGCTGCTCACTTACAAGGGCCAGGACCTGGCAGTGCTCACCATCGAAGACAAATGGGAGCCCGACAAGGTGGTGGAGGCCAAGGGCTGTTACGGCACCACGTCGCTGGAACATCCGGCGGTGCGCATGATTGCCACAGAGCGTCGTCGTTTTTATCTCGGTGGCCTGGTGCAGGGGCTAGAGCTGCCGAAGCGGGTGTTCCCGTGCAAGACGCCGGCGGAGGTGCGGGCTGGTCTGCCAGAGGGAGAGGACGTGGTGGCTTTCCAGTGCCGCAATCCGATCCATCGCGCTCACTACGAACTGTTCACCCGGGCGCTCCACGCCAGCAATGTGAGTGAGAACGCTGTGGTGTTGGTGCATCCCACCTGCGGCCCCACCCAGCAGGACGACATTCCCGGCACGGTGCGGTTTCAGACCTATGAGCGACTCGCCGCCGAGGTGGAGAACCCCCGCATCCGCTGGGCTTACCTTCCCTACGCCATGCACATGGCAGGGCCTCGCGAGGCGCTCCAGCACATGATCATTCGCCGCAATTACGGCTGCACCCACTTCATCATCGGCCGCGATATGGCCGGCTGCAAGTCATCGCTCACTGGCGAGGACTTCTACGGCCCTTACGACGCTCAGAACTTCGCCAAAGAGTGTGCCCCTGAGCTGATGATGGAAACGGTGCCCTCCCTCAACCTCGTTTACACCGAAGAGGAGGGGTATGTGACGGCTGAGCACGCGGAGGCCCGTGGGCTGCATGTGAAGAAGCTCAGCGGCACCCAGTTCCGCAAGCTGCTCCGCAGCGGCGAGGAGATCCCTGAATGGTTCGCCTTCCGTAGCGTGGTGGACGTGCTGCGGGCCGCCTGA
- the ftsH3 gene encoding ATP-dependent zinc metalloprotease FtsH3, with protein sequence MNKRWRNVGLYVLLVVVVIVVGTAFLDRPDPSTAARTLRYSDFVEAVQDNQVSRVLISPDRGTAQVVENDGRRAEVNLAPDKDLLKLLTEHNVDIAVQPTRQPGAWQQAAGSLIFPLLLLGGLFFLFRRAQGGGGGGNPAMNFGKSKARVQMEPSTQITFGDVAGIEGAKLELTEVVDFLKNPDRFTAVGAKIPKGVLLVGPPGTGKTLLAKAVAGEAGVPFFSISGSEFVEMFVGVGASRVRDLFEQAKKNAPCIVFIDEIDAVGRQRGAGLGGGNDEREQTLNQLLTEMDGFEGNTGIIIVAATNRPDVLDSALMRPGRFDRQVVVDRPDYSGRLQILKVHARGKTLAKDVDLDKVARRTPGFTGADLSNLLNEAAILAARRELTEVSNDEISDAIERVMAGPEKKDRVMSERRKRLVAYHEAGHALVGALMPDYDPVQKISIIPRGQAGGLTFFTPSEERMESGLYSRAYLQNQMAVALGGRVAEEIVYGEDEVTTGASNDLQQVAQVARQMVTRFGMSDKLGPVALGRAQGGMFLGRDIAAERDFSEDTAATIDEEVSDLVSVAYKRATQVLTQNRSVLDELAEMLVDQETVDAEDLQELLMRRDVRVAEYV encoded by the coding sequence TTGAACAAGCGCTGGCGCAATGTGGGGCTCTACGTGCTCCTCGTCGTGGTCGTGATCGTGGTGGGCACCGCTTTCCTCGATCGACCGGATCCATCCACCGCGGCCCGCACCCTTCGCTACAGCGACTTTGTGGAGGCGGTGCAGGACAACCAGGTCAGCCGCGTGTTGATCTCACCCGATCGGGGCACCGCCCAGGTGGTGGAGAACGATGGTCGCCGCGCTGAGGTGAACCTCGCCCCCGACAAGGATCTGCTCAAGCTGCTCACTGAGCACAACGTGGACATCGCCGTGCAGCCCACCCGGCAGCCCGGTGCCTGGCAGCAAGCAGCAGGCAGTCTGATCTTCCCCTTGCTGCTTCTGGGGGGACTGTTCTTCCTGTTCCGTCGCGCGCAGGGCGGCGGGGGTGGTGGCAACCCGGCCATGAATTTCGGCAAGAGCAAGGCGCGGGTACAGATGGAGCCCTCCACGCAGATCACCTTCGGGGATGTGGCGGGGATTGAAGGCGCCAAGCTTGAGCTCACCGAGGTCGTGGATTTCCTCAAGAACCCCGACCGTTTCACCGCCGTCGGCGCCAAGATTCCCAAGGGTGTGCTGCTGGTGGGGCCTCCCGGAACCGGAAAAACCCTTCTCGCCAAGGCCGTGGCTGGAGAAGCTGGCGTTCCGTTCTTCTCGATCTCCGGCTCCGAGTTCGTGGAGATGTTTGTGGGCGTCGGTGCCAGCCGCGTGCGCGATCTGTTCGAGCAGGCCAAGAAGAACGCACCTTGCATCGTGTTCATCGATGAGATTGATGCGGTCGGGCGTCAGCGTGGCGCTGGTTTGGGCGGTGGCAACGACGAGCGTGAACAAACCCTCAACCAGCTCCTCACGGAGATGGATGGCTTCGAGGGCAATACCGGCATCATCATCGTGGCGGCCACCAATCGCCCCGACGTGCTGGATTCGGCCCTGATGCGTCCTGGTCGCTTTGACCGTCAGGTGGTGGTGGATCGTCCTGATTACAGCGGTCGCCTACAGATTCTCAAGGTGCATGCCCGTGGCAAGACCCTGGCGAAGGATGTGGATCTCGACAAGGTGGCTCGCCGCACGCCCGGCTTCACCGGTGCCGATCTGTCCAATCTGCTCAATGAGGCTGCCATCCTCGCGGCGCGTCGTGAACTCACCGAAGTGAGCAACGATGAAATCAGTGATGCGATCGAGCGGGTGATGGCCGGTCCGGAGAAAAAGGATCGGGTGATGAGTGAACGGCGGAAGCGACTGGTCGCTTATCACGAAGCAGGGCATGCCCTCGTCGGTGCGCTCATGCCTGATTACGACCCTGTGCAGAAGATTTCGATCATTCCTCGCGGTCAGGCCGGTGGCCTCACCTTCTTCACTCCCAGTGAGGAGCGGATGGAATCGGGGCTTTACTCCCGTGCTTACTTGCAGAACCAGATGGCTGTGGCGCTAGGGGGTCGTGTTGCTGAGGAGATTGTCTACGGCGAAGACGAAGTCACCACCGGCGCCTCCAACGACTTGCAGCAGGTGGCTCAGGTGGCCCGACAGATGGTCACCCGCTTCGGCATGAGCGACAAGCTGGGCCCGGTGGCGCTGGGCCGCGCCCAGGGAGGCATGTTCCTGGGGCGCGACATCGCAGCGGAGCGCGATTTTTCGGAAGACACCGCAGCCACCATCGATGAGGAGGTGTCCGATCTCGTCTCGGTTGCCTACAAGCGGGCCACCCAGGTGCTCACGCAGAACCGTTCCGTGCTCGATGAACTGGCGGAAATGCTGGTCGATCAGGAAACGGTCGACGCTGAGGATCTTCAGGAGCTTCTGATGCGTCGGGACGTCCGGGTTGCCGAATACGTCTGA
- a CDS encoding bifunctional 4-hydroxy-2-oxoglutarate aldolase/2-dehydro-3-deoxy-phosphogluconate aldolase, protein MPNTSDSGVADHSRWRARQRELIVSLRAHPLLMVFRPDPSDLSAIDLSRTQLCAWIDQLSDRGVRHVEVAWSDSPQWPDLIRALQQRHPQLSIGAASIRCQRALEQAAELGLAYAMSPCLDDVLLALARRLDLVLVPGVMTPSEIHRAVTWGCELVKLFPAASLGIDYHRLLAAPMAPLPFMIAAGGLRADGLKAWLAAGYDAIALGRSAIVAERLDPALDEWLT, encoded by the coding sequence TTGCCGAATACGTCTGATTCAGGCGTTGCCGACCATTCCCGCTGGCGTGCGCGTCAGCGGGAGTTGATCGTGTCGCTTCGAGCCCATCCCCTCTTGATGGTGTTCCGACCCGATCCTTCCGATCTCAGTGCGATCGATCTCTCACGCACTCAACTGTGCGCCTGGATTGATCAGCTCTCCGATCGGGGTGTGCGCCACGTGGAGGTGGCCTGGTCAGACTCCCCCCAATGGCCTGATCTCATTCGTGCTCTGCAGCAGCGTCACCCGCAACTGAGCATCGGTGCCGCTTCGATTCGCTGCCAACGCGCGCTCGAGCAAGCGGCGGAGCTGGGCCTGGCCTACGCGATGTCGCCCTGTCTTGACGACGTCCTCTTGGCGTTGGCTCGGCGCCTCGATCTGGTGCTGGTCCCCGGTGTGATGACGCCGTCGGAGATCCATCGCGCTGTGACCTGGGGATGTGAGCTGGTGAAACTGTTCCCTGCCGCCAGCCTTGGCATCGACTACCACCGCCTGCTGGCGGCGCCGATGGCACCGCTGCCATTCATGATTGCCGCTGGTGGTTTACGGGCCGATGGCTTGAAGGCCTGGCTGGCTGCGGGATATGACGCGATCGCCCTGGGCCGTTCAGCGATCGTGGCTGAACGCCTCGACCCGGCCTTGGACGAGTGGTTGACGTGA
- the aroC gene encoding chorismate synthase translates to MGSSFGQLFRISTFGESHGGGVGVIVDGCPPRLPLDLAAIQAELDRRRPGQSKITTPRNEADQVEILSGLLDGVTLGTPIAMLVRNKDQRPQDYREMDVAFRPSHADATYQAKYGIQARSGGGRASARETIGRVAAGAIARQLLNRSHGTEVIAWVSRIHDLEARVDPAQVQRADVEATIVRCPDTAMAERMIERIEAIGRDGDSCGGVIECVVRRPPVGLGMPVFDKLEADLAKAVMSLPATKGFEIGSGFAGTLLKGSEHNDAFLPSEDGRLRTATNNSGGIQGGISNGEPILIRVGFKPTATIRREQQTINAAGEATTLAAKGRHDPCVLPRAVPMVEAMVNLVLADHLLRQHGQCSLLSSGPGS, encoded by the coding sequence ATGGGCAGCAGTTTCGGCCAACTGTTTCGCATCAGCACCTTTGGCGAATCCCATGGCGGTGGCGTGGGGGTGATCGTGGATGGCTGCCCACCGAGGCTCCCCCTCGATCTTGCGGCCATTCAGGCGGAGCTCGACCGACGCAGACCGGGCCAGAGCAAGATCACCACGCCGCGCAACGAAGCCGACCAGGTGGAGATCCTCAGCGGCCTGCTTGATGGCGTGACCCTGGGCACACCGATCGCGATGCTGGTGCGCAACAAAGACCAACGCCCCCAGGACTATCGGGAGATGGACGTGGCCTTCCGCCCGTCCCATGCCGATGCCACCTATCAAGCGAAATACGGCATTCAGGCCCGCAGCGGCGGCGGTCGCGCCTCAGCCCGAGAAACCATCGGTCGCGTGGCGGCTGGGGCGATCGCGCGACAGCTTCTCAACAGGAGCCATGGCACGGAGGTGATCGCCTGGGTGAGCCGCATCCACGACCTGGAAGCCAGGGTGGACCCTGCCCAGGTGCAGCGGGCCGATGTGGAGGCCACCATCGTGCGCTGCCCCGATACCGCCATGGCCGAGCGCATGATCGAGCGCATCGAGGCGATCGGCCGCGACGGCGACTCATGTGGTGGCGTGATCGAATGCGTGGTGCGACGCCCGCCGGTGGGGCTGGGGATGCCGGTGTTCGACAAGCTGGAGGCTGATCTCGCCAAAGCGGTGATGTCGCTTCCCGCCACAAAGGGGTTTGAGATCGGCTCAGGCTTTGCAGGCACCCTCCTCAAGGGCAGTGAGCACAACGATGCCTTCCTCCCCAGCGAGGACGGCCGGTTGCGCACCGCCACCAACAACTCGGGCGGTATCCAGGGGGGCATCAGTAACGGCGAGCCGATCCTGATCCGGGTGGGATTCAAACCCACGGCCACGATCCGCCGAGAACAACAGACCATCAATGCCGCCGGCGAGGCCACCACCCTGGCCGCCAAAGGGCGTCACGACCCATGCGTGTTACCCCGTGCGGTGCCGATGGTGGAAGCGATGGTGAACCTGGTGCTGGCGGACCATCTGCTCCGCCAGCACGGCCAATGCAGCCTCCTCAGCTCCGGGCCGGGGAGCTGA
- a CDS encoding methyltransferase domain-containing protein — protein MSQTSFSPAATTAAGYYDSDDADRFYAEIWGGEDIHVGLYATDNEPIAQASRRTVEALEALINDTIAAGASGGCRIVDLGSGYGGAARHLCRHPEVRVDAINISKVENSRHRSLNLEAGLQERITVHDASFEAVPLPDGCADVVWSQDAILHSGDRQQVMREAARVLRPGGVMVMTDPMAADGVAADSLDAILQRIHLADLGSPGRYQQWAEAAGLAREIWNDRTSMLVRHYSRVREELRQRKAELSQSISPTYLERMDAGLGHWVDGGEAGRLSWGLMRFRKH, from the coding sequence ATGAGCCAGACCTCTTTCTCGCCGGCGGCCACCACGGCCGCCGGGTACTACGACAGCGACGACGCCGACCGCTTCTATGCCGAGATCTGGGGTGGTGAAGACATCCATGTGGGGCTCTACGCCACCGACAACGAGCCGATCGCCCAGGCCAGCCGTCGCACCGTTGAGGCCCTTGAAGCATTGATCAATGACACGATCGCCGCCGGGGCCTCTGGTGGCTGCCGGATCGTGGATCTGGGGTCTGGCTACGGCGGTGCCGCCCGGCACCTCTGTCGTCATCCCGAGGTGCGGGTGGATGCAATCAACATTTCCAAGGTCGAAAATTCACGCCATCGCAGCCTCAATCTGGAGGCCGGCTTGCAGGAGCGCATCACCGTGCACGATGCCTCCTTCGAAGCGGTGCCCCTTCCGGACGGTTGCGCCGATGTGGTGTGGAGTCAGGATGCGATTCTCCATTCCGGCGATCGCCAGCAGGTGATGCGCGAAGCGGCCCGCGTGCTTCGCCCCGGCGGTGTGATGGTGATGACCGATCCGATGGCTGCCGATGGTGTGGCCGCCGACTCCCTCGACGCCATTCTCCAACGCATCCATCTCGCCGATCTCGGCTCTCCTGGTCGCTATCAGCAGTGGGCCGAGGCCGCTGGCCTGGCGCGGGAAATCTGGAACGACCGCACCAGCATGCTGGTGCGCCACTACAGCCGGGTGCGCGAGGAATTGCGACAGCGCAAGGCTGAACTGAGCCAGAGCATCAGCCCCACTTACCTGGAACGGATGGACGCGGGCCTTGGCCACTGGGTGGATGGCGGCGAAGCGGGCCGGCTCAGCTGGGGCCTGATGCGTTTCCGCAAACACTGA
- a CDS encoding class I SAM-dependent methyltransferase, whose protein sequence is MTSTRNHASAEVADAQRFGESPESVRETDHYQQEYVEQFADRWDRLIDWDAREEAEGDFFVKLLHEHGAKSVLDVATGTGFHSIRLLREGFDVVSADGSPNMLARAFHNARERNQLLRTAQADWRFLNRDIHGEFDAVICLGNSFTHLFRERDRRKSLAEYYAVLKHNGILILDHRNYDRLLEGGAAVKQGKGNVYCGKDVEVRPDCVDEGLARFRYAFSDGSTYHLNMFPLRHGYVRRLMREVGFQRISTYGDYQRGHDDPDFYVHVAEKEYLCDTDVTAI, encoded by the coding sequence ATGACCTCAACCAGGAACCACGCATCAGCCGAAGTCGCCGATGCCCAACGGTTCGGAGAATCTCCTGAGAGCGTTCGAGAAACCGATCACTACCAACAGGAGTATGTCGAACAATTCGCGGATCGCTGGGATCGGCTGATCGACTGGGATGCAAGGGAAGAAGCCGAAGGTGACTTCTTCGTGAAGCTGCTTCATGAACACGGCGCCAAGTCGGTGCTGGATGTGGCCACCGGCACCGGATTTCACTCGATCCGACTGCTGCGAGAGGGCTTTGACGTGGTGAGCGCCGATGGCAGCCCCAACATGCTGGCGCGCGCCTTCCACAATGCGCGCGAGCGCAATCAGCTGCTGCGCACCGCTCAAGCCGACTGGCGCTTTCTCAACCGCGACATCCATGGTGAGTTTGATGCGGTGATCTGCCTGGGCAACTCCTTCACCCATCTGTTCCGCGAGCGAGACCGTCGTAAGTCGCTCGCCGAGTATTACGCCGTTCTGAAGCACAACGGCATCCTGATCCTCGATCACCGCAATTACGACCGGCTGCTTGAGGGCGGTGCCGCGGTGAAGCAGGGCAAGGGCAACGTGTACTGCGGCAAAGACGTGGAGGTGCGCCCCGACTGCGTCGATGAGGGCCTGGCCCGTTTCCGCTACGCCTTCAGTGATGGCAGCACCTATCACCTCAACATGTTCCCGCTGCGTCATGGCTACGTGCGTCGTCTGATGCGAGAGGTGGGCTTCCAGCGCATCAGCACCTACGGCGACTACCAACGCGGTCACGACGATCCCGACTTCTACGTGCACGTGGCCGAGAAGGAATACCTCTGCGACACCGACGTCACAGCGATCTGA